ATCTTGCCATTTCTTATTAAGAATTTTTTTGCGTTTAACATCATGGGCGATTGCCCATCACGAAAAGCTTGCAAAAAAGCGTTGTGGGGAAGGCCAAAGGTCCTGTCCAATTAAGACTATTTTTATAAGAATGGGGATAAATGCTGATAATATGGATCTGTTCCTATTTTTCGCGAGGAAAAATTGGGAACGGATCCCCAGCACCACTATCATAAGATTTGAAGATCTAATAAAATGTATCTATGTCAAATTTGGTGCCAGGCAAATTAATTGCTTTTATTCTTTGCCTTCTAACCTTTGCCGCAGGCCCGCAAGTCTCTTTGGCTAAAAAATTTGGCTTTCCAGAAACAATATCTCGCATAGCCATATTTGCGGATCAGCTACCACCTCAACTCAATGACGCCCAGGTCAAATTTGCTGCTACTCATTACGTTGGTAGCCAAAAGCTTACCCTTGATCTCAGTAAGAGGATCCGCAAATACAATCCAGATTTTGTCGTTATCCATTACCATCTTGGGATCTGGCAGCAGCAGCCGGCCCACCAATTTATCATTGACGGCAAACATTGGGGAAATGACTGGCCCTTTGTTACCAAACACGAAGACTGGTTTTGGCATAACGAGCGCGGGGAGCGCGTGCGCTCAAGGATGGACGGCAAATATTTGATGAACATTATGAACCCTGAATTCCGAAGATACTGGAAAAAATCTCTGGCCAGACAAATAATAGCCGGGAAATATCAGGGAGTTTTTCTTGATTCTTCCTCTCCTGCGCTTCTTCCCTGGGAAGCTGCACATGCTGACCCAAGACTGGCGAAAGACGCTGTTATCAAGAGACCTTTTAAAGAACTTGCCGGCCTTACTTGGAGTGAGGCTTACGAAGACTTCATGAAAGATTTGACCACTTTTCTGGAGTTTTTGGGTTTTGCCACCCTTCCCAATATCGGTGCTCTTTTTACCACCTGGGACACCACCGACTACTACACCACAGCCTCAGGGGCTTTTATGGAAGGGGCCTTTGATACCACCTCGCGTAAAGACTGGAAATTGGCCATGGAACGTACTTTACGTCTTATACGGAATGACAAAATCGTAATCTTTCAGTCCTACCTTAAAAAGCCTAACGATTACCGCAAGCGCATGTATTACCTGGCCTGTTACTTGTTGATAAAAGGTAAATATAGCTATCTCTTTTATTTCGTTGGGCCTATATTTTCCTGGTACCCTGAGTGGGAAGTTGCCCTGGGGAAATACCAAAGGCCTGTTAACTCCCTCAAGGCTCTGGAAATCAAGCCCGGGCTTTATGCGAGAGAGTACGAAAAAGGAAAAGTCTTCGTAAATATTGGCAAAAGAACCCGTGTTCTTTCTTTTGAAAGGCCAGTTTACGTGGTTATCCCCCAGGGAGGCGGTCCGGTGACTAAAAACGGCCACGCCAAAGGGCGCCTCATTTATCAGAAGGCTAATCAGGTTAAAATTGTGCCCTGGCAAGGCCTGATAGTGCTTTACAACCTCCCTGATAAGCCGAGTCCCTGAGCCGAAGCCCTGAACCGCGTAACTTGCGCCTGTCCTAAACTAAATTCCTCTTTATGTGGAAGCTTAAACAGCGATACTTGAACAATGTTACTGCGGGCGCCTTTTTGAGCGTCATTGTGAGCGAAGCGAAGCAATCTAGGTGCGTCACTGTGTTCGTTAGAGAGATCGCTTCGTCAGCCTTATCAGGCCTCCTCACGATGACGTCTTCGCGGCCATTGCGAGCGCTTTTTTGCGTGTCATTGCGAGGCACGAAGCAATCTCAGGTAGCAGATTTGTAGAGGTTCTAAAGGTTTTAGAGGTTGTCGAGGTTTGGATTGAATGGGTATCGAAAGCACTATTTTTGTCAGTCATTGCGAGCGAACACAGTGAGCGAAGCAATCTTATGAGATCACTTCGGCGTGCGATAGCACGCCTCGTGATGACGGTGTAGCTGGGATCGTGCGGGTGTACAAGTAGCCTCGCTATGACACCTTCGCGGATAAAATGTGTTCCCATTAATATTTCATCCTGAGCCTTTCTTTTTTGGGTTTCCCTTTTTGTCATCCTGAGCTGAACGTTAGTGAGGCGAAGGATCCATAGATCGACCTGTAGATGCTTTGGTCGCTAACGTTCTTCAGCATGATAAAATAAGGTGCTCC
This DNA window, taken from Thermodesulfatator atlanticus DSM 21156, encodes the following:
- a CDS encoding putative glycoside hydrolase, translating into MSNLVPGKLIAFILCLLTFAAGPQVSLAKKFGFPETISRIAIFADQLPPQLNDAQVKFAATHYVGSQKLTLDLSKRIRKYNPDFVVIHYHLGIWQQQPAHQFIIDGKHWGNDWPFVTKHEDWFWHNERGERVRSRMDGKYLMNIMNPEFRRYWKKSLARQIIAGKYQGVFLDSSSPALLPWEAAHADPRLAKDAVIKRPFKELAGLTWSEAYEDFMKDLTTFLEFLGFATLPNIGALFTTWDTTDYYTTASGAFMEGAFDTTSRKDWKLAMERTLRLIRNDKIVIFQSYLKKPNDYRKRMYYLACYLLIKGKYSYLFYFVGPIFSWYPEWEVALGKYQRPVNSLKALEIKPGLYAREYEKGKVFVNIGKRTRVLSFERPVYVVIPQGGGPVTKNGHAKGRLIYQKANQVKIVPWQGLIVLYNLPDKPSP